In Rhizobium sp. BT04, the following proteins share a genomic window:
- a CDS encoding type II toxin-antitoxin system Phd/YefM family antitoxin, producing MAHVRLTEFRQNIATYFDQVLSSRAPLLVTRQGSEAMVLIAESEYESMQETLHLLSTPANSARLRESIGQLRNGQTIENDPTL from the coding sequence ATGGCACATGTTCGTTTGACCGAATTCCGGCAGAACATCGCAACCTATTTCGATCAGGTCCTGTCTTCGCGGGCTCCTCTGCTCGTGACCCGTCAAGGTTCGGAAGCGATGGTCTTGATCGCCGAAAGCGAGTACGAGAGCATGCAAGAGACATTGCACCTGCTCTCGACGCCTGCCAATTCTGCCCGGTTACGCGAGAGCATCGGGCAGCTTCGTAATGGGCAGACGATAGAGAACGATCCAACTCTCTGA
- a CDS encoding ABC transporter ATP-binding protein — protein sequence MASAADLLRIENLDVSFSVFGDRLRVVKEANLRILPGKVTALVGESGSGKSVISQSIMGILPNPAKASGSILFTDPLDGSTTDILSFPRDSEEMRDLRGKRMATIFQEPMTSLSPLHTVGNQISEALRIHTEADKQEAREKTEEMLGLVGFTNPHRTYDMYPFELSGGMRQRAMIAMALICKPALLIADEPTTALDVTIQAQILELLRDLQAKLGMAMLLITHDLGIVANMADEVVVIYHGEIMEAGPVEDIFRNPQHPYLKALMAAVPHFDMKPGERLKALRDVPVNLETLVGKKKPLQAEAPGILLSVANLSKTYKTRKRSFLGKHEAAVLRAVDDVSFDIRRGECLGLVGESGCGKTTLSKILMRAITPDSGAVVFNDGKEVVDVLSVKGSELQDMRTKIQMVFQDPVSSLSPRMTVRNILSEPLEIHDRGDSDERKRKVEGLMAAIGLDKRYLSRYPHSFSGGQRQRIGIARALALGPKLVILDEPVSALDVSVQAQILNLLKDLQKELGLTYLFISHNLAVVDYMADRIAVMCKGRIVEIAPREIILRDPVHPYTKSLLAAVPFPDLDRPLDFKALRENGAADKQNWGKTFTAEHDDASELAYADLGDGHLVRARKGADAKELR from the coding sequence ATGGCGTCTGCAGCGGATCTGTTGCGTATTGAAAATCTCGACGTCTCCTTTTCGGTTTTCGGTGACCGGCTACGCGTCGTAAAGGAAGCCAATCTTCGCATTCTTCCGGGCAAGGTCACCGCTCTCGTCGGTGAATCCGGCTCGGGAAAATCGGTGATCAGCCAGTCGATCATGGGCATTCTGCCCAATCCGGCCAAGGCCTCGGGCAGCATCCTTTTCACCGATCCGCTCGACGGCAGCACGACCGATATCCTGTCCTTTCCGCGCGACAGCGAGGAAATGCGCGATCTGCGCGGCAAGCGCATGGCGACGATCTTCCAGGAGCCGATGACCTCGCTGTCGCCGCTGCATACGGTCGGCAACCAGATCAGCGAAGCCTTGCGGATCCATACCGAAGCCGACAAGCAGGAAGCCCGCGAAAAGACCGAGGAGATGCTCGGCCTCGTCGGCTTTACCAATCCACACCGCACTTACGACATGTATCCGTTCGAACTGTCCGGCGGCATGCGCCAGCGCGCGATGATCGCCATGGCGCTGATCTGCAAGCCGGCGCTGTTGATCGCCGACGAGCCGACGACGGCGCTCGATGTGACGATCCAGGCACAGATCCTGGAATTGCTGCGCGATCTGCAGGCCAAGCTCGGCATGGCGATGCTGCTCATCACCCACGATCTCGGCATCGTCGCCAACATGGCCGACGAGGTGGTCGTCATCTATCATGGCGAGATCATGGAAGCTGGGCCGGTCGAGGATATCTTCCGCAATCCGCAGCATCCCTATCTCAAGGCCCTGATGGCCGCCGTTCCGCATTTCGACATGAAACCCGGCGAGCGGCTGAAGGCGCTGCGTGACGTGCCGGTCAATCTCGAGACCCTCGTCGGCAAGAAGAAACCCCTCCAGGCGGAAGCGCCGGGCATCCTGCTTTCGGTCGCCAATCTCTCGAAGACCTACAAGACGCGCAAGCGCAGTTTCCTCGGCAAGCATGAAGCCGCCGTCTTGCGCGCCGTCGACGACGTCAGCTTCGACATCCGGCGCGGCGAATGTCTCGGCCTGGTCGGGGAGTCCGGCTGCGGCAAGACCACGCTCAGCAAGATCCTGATGCGCGCCATCACGCCGGACAGCGGCGCGGTGGTGTTCAACGACGGCAAGGAGGTCGTCGACGTTCTCTCCGTCAAAGGCTCCGAGCTGCAGGACATGCGGACGAAGATCCAGATGGTGTTCCAGGACCCGGTCTCCTCGCTCTCGCCGCGCATGACGGTCCGCAACATCCTGAGTGAACCTCTAGAGATCCATGACCGCGGCGACAGCGACGAGCGCAAGCGCAAGGTCGAAGGGCTGATGGCGGCAATCGGCCTCGACAAGCGTTATCTCAGCCGTTATCCGCACAGTTTTTCGGGCGGCCAGCGCCAGCGCATCGGTATTGCGCGCGCCCTCGCGCTCGGTCCGAAGCTCGTCATCCTCGACGAGCCGGTCTCGGCTCTCGACGTCTCCGTCCAGGCGCAGATCCTCAACCTGTTGAAGGACCTGCAGAAGGAGCTGGGGCTTACCTACCTCTTCATCTCGCACAATCTCGCCGTCGTCGATTACATGGCCGACCGCATCGCGGTCATGTGCAAGGGCCGCATCGTCGAGATCGCGCCGCGCGAGATCATCCTGCGTGATCCGGTGCATCCCTATACGAAATCGCTGCTCGCCGCCGTCCCCTTCCCCGATCTCGACCGGCCGCTGGATTTCAAGGCGCTCAGGGAAAACGGCGCCGCCGACAAGCAGAACTGGGGCAAGACTTTCACCGCCGAACATGACGACGCTTCCGAGCTTGCCTATGCCGACCTCGGCGACGGCCATCTGGTGCGCGCCCGCAAGGGCGCCGATGCCAAGGAGTTGCGCTGA
- a CDS encoding ABC transporter ATP-binding protein, with translation MTRKKLDFRADAYRNVLGFVFQHWRHRPGLVGLIVVLVISSTLAEVMVPVFSGRIVDAIAGGNAADDALSAFVVVVALGMTSVALRWFIFNGIIRLTLRTMADVVNNGFHKVQRFSTDWHANSFAGSTVRKITRGMWALDSLNDLLLVALLPSIVMLVGASIVLGSYWPVMGLIVALGSLIYIGVTVALSMGFVSPAARLANAWDTKLGGALADAISCNAVVKAFGAENREEARLRHVLAKWDSRTRRTWKRGTASGTIQGFMMVSMQAGILGTGLVMWRQGLATAGDITFVLAMFFVLQGYLRNVGQDIRNLQRAVNDMEELVLLDKMPLGIEDRPNATPIRIDEGEIVFDRVTFQYGAHPTPLYEDFSVTIKPGERVGLVGHSGSGKTTFVKLIQRLHDVTSGSIRIDGQDIAGVRQSSLRGQIAIVQQEPILFHRTLAENIAYGRPNASRREIEQAAKQASAHDFIMDLPKGYETMVGERGVKLSGGERQRVAIARAFLADAPVLILDEATSSLDSESEVQIQQAMERLMTGRTTLVIAHRLSTVRALDRLLVFDKGNIVEEGDHQALIRLNNGIYRRLFERQALELTKGLVA, from the coding sequence ATGACTCGCAAGAAGCTCGATTTCCGCGCCGATGCCTATCGCAACGTGCTCGGCTTTGTTTTTCAACATTGGCGCCACCGGCCTGGTTTGGTGGGCCTGATCGTCGTGCTGGTGATATCAAGCACGCTCGCCGAAGTCATGGTGCCGGTGTTCTCAGGCCGGATCGTCGATGCCATCGCCGGCGGCAATGCGGCTGATGATGCGCTCAGTGCCTTTGTCGTCGTCGTGGCTCTGGGCATGACCAGCGTCGCGCTGCGCTGGTTCATCTTCAACGGCATTATCCGGCTGACGCTGCGCACCATGGCGGATGTGGTCAATAACGGCTTCCACAAGGTGCAGCGGTTCTCGACCGACTGGCACGCCAACAGCTTTGCCGGTTCGACGGTGCGCAAGATCACCCGCGGCATGTGGGCGCTGGACTCGCTGAACGACCTGCTGCTGGTCGCCCTTTTGCCCTCCATCGTCATGCTGGTCGGCGCCAGTATCGTGCTCGGCAGCTACTGGCCGGTCATGGGCCTGATCGTGGCGCTGGGGTCGCTGATCTATATCGGCGTGACCGTGGCGCTTTCCATGGGTTTCGTGTCGCCGGCGGCACGGCTTGCCAATGCCTGGGACACCAAGCTCGGCGGTGCGCTGGCGGATGCCATCAGCTGCAATGCGGTGGTCAAAGCCTTCGGCGCCGAAAACCGCGAAGAGGCACGCTTGCGCCACGTGCTGGCCAAATGGGACAGCCGCACGCGACGGACATGGAAGCGCGGCACAGCGAGCGGCACGATCCAGGGCTTCATGATGGTTTCCATGCAGGCCGGCATTCTGGGAACGGGCCTGGTCATGTGGCGGCAGGGTCTGGCGACGGCTGGCGACATCACCTTCGTGCTGGCCATGTTCTTCGTTCTGCAGGGCTATCTGCGCAATGTCGGCCAGGACATCCGCAATCTGCAGCGGGCCGTCAACGACATGGAAGAACTGGTGCTGCTCGACAAGATGCCGCTCGGCATCGAGGACAGGCCGAACGCCACGCCGATCAGGATTGATGAGGGCGAGATCGTCTTCGATCGCGTCACCTTCCAATATGGCGCGCATCCCACCCCGCTTTATGAGGACTTCTCCGTCACCATCAAGCCGGGCGAGCGCGTGGGGCTGGTGGGGCATTCGGGCTCGGGCAAGACGACTTTCGTCAAGCTCATCCAGCGCCTCCACGACGTGACGTCGGGCTCGATTCGCATCGACGGGCAGGATATTGCGGGGGTCAGGCAATCAAGCCTGCGCGGCCAGATCGCCATCGTGCAGCAGGAGCCCATCCTGTTCCACCGCACGCTGGCGGAGAACATCGCCTATGGCAGGCCGAACGCCTCGCGCCGCGAGATCGAGCAGGCGGCGAAACAGGCGAGCGCTCACGATTTCATCATGGACCTTCCCAAGGGCTATGAGACGATGGTGGGAGAGCGCGGCGTCAAACTGTCGGGCGGCGAGCGGCAGCGTGTCGCCATTGCCCGGGCGTTCCTCGCCGATGCGCCGGTGCTGATCCTCGACGAGGCGACGTCGAGCCTCGACAGCGAGAGCGAAGTTCAGATCCAGCAGGCGATGGAACGCCTGATGACCGGCCGCACCACGCTTGTCATCGCGCACCGGCTGTCGACGGTCAGGGCGCTGGACCGGCTGCTGGTCTTCGACAAGGGAAACATTGTCGAAGAAGGCGACCACCAGGCGCTGATCCGGCTTAACAACGGCATCTATCGCCGGCTGTTCGAACGGCAGGCGCTGGAACTGACCAAGGGTCTGGTGGCGTGA
- a CDS encoding nucleotide sugar dehydrogenase, producing the protein MATSTFDTLLQKIETRAARAGVIGLGYVGLPLAIAVARSGFAVTGFDIDPGKMVALDARRSYIDAVSDAALAAEIDAGRFHSTTDFAGLAACDVIIICVPTPLTKHRDPDLSFVEATSRSIAAHLRPGQLVVLESTTYPGTTDDIVKVILEGTGLKSGADFFVGFSPEREDPGNQHYHTATIPKVVAGDGAEALALMKSFYGAAVSTVVPVSSNATAEAVKLTENIFRSVNIALVNELKTVYAAMGIDVWEVIDAAKTKPFGYMPFYPGPGLGGHCIPIDPFYLTWKSREYELPTRFIELAGEINSAMPRYVVGKLAEALDIRAGKALSRSRVLVLGLAYKKNVADIRESPSLRLIELIEERGGRADYHDPFVAEIPPTREYQALKGRKSVALTPEAVAGYDAVLVATDHDRVDYPALARSAALIIDTRNVFNRLGLSASHIVKA; encoded by the coding sequence TTGGCCACCTCCACCTTCGACACGCTTTTGCAGAAGATCGAAACCCGCGCGGCGCGCGCCGGCGTCATCGGGCTTGGCTATGTCGGCCTGCCGCTGGCGATTGCGGTGGCGCGCAGCGGTTTTGCGGTTACCGGCTTCGATATCGATCCCGGGAAGATGGTGGCGCTCGATGCCCGCCGCTCCTATATCGATGCCGTCAGCGATGCGGCGCTGGCCGCCGAGATCGATGCGGGTCGCTTCCATTCGACGACCGATTTCGCCGGTCTTGCCGCCTGCGACGTCATCATCATCTGCGTGCCGACGCCGCTCACCAAACATCGCGATCCCGATCTTTCCTTCGTCGAGGCGACGTCGCGCTCGATCGCCGCGCATTTGCGCCCCGGTCAGCTCGTCGTGCTGGAATCGACCACCTATCCCGGCACGACCGATGATATCGTCAAGGTCATCCTCGAAGGCACCGGGTTGAAATCCGGCGCGGATTTCTTCGTCGGCTTCTCGCCGGAGCGCGAGGATCCCGGCAACCAGCATTATCACACAGCCACCATTCCCAAGGTCGTCGCCGGCGACGGCGCCGAGGCGCTGGCGCTGATGAAGAGTTTTTACGGTGCCGCAGTGTCGACCGTCGTGCCGGTCTCCTCGAATGCGACGGCCGAGGCGGTGAAGCTCACCGAAAACATCTTCCGGTCGGTCAATATCGCCTTGGTCAACGAGCTGAAGACCGTCTATGCGGCTATGGGCATCGACGTCTGGGAAGTCATAGATGCGGCCAAGACCAAGCCCTTCGGCTACATGCCCTTCTATCCCGGCCCGGGGCTCGGCGGCCACTGCATCCCGATCGATCCTTTCTACCTCACCTGGAAATCGCGCGAATATGAGCTGCCGACCCGCTTCATCGAGCTGGCCGGCGAGATCAATTCGGCGATGCCGCGTTATGTCGTCGGCAAGCTTGCCGAGGCGCTCGACATCCGCGCCGGCAAGGCGCTGAGCCGCAGCCGCGTGCTGGTGCTCGGGCTCGCTTACAAAAAGAACGTCGCCGATATAAGAGAGAGCCCGTCGCTGCGGCTGATCGAGCTCATCGAGGAGCGTGGTGGACGGGCCGATTACCACGACCCCTTCGTCGCCGAGATCCCGCCGACGCGCGAATACCAAGCGCTGAAGGGTCGCAAGTCGGTGGCGCTGACGCCGGAGGCGGTGGCCGGCTACGATGCCGTGCTGGTCGCGACCGATCATGACAGGGTCGATTATCCGGCATTGGCAAGAAGCGCGGCGCTGATCATCGATACTCGCAACGTCTTCAACCGGCTCGGCCTGTCGGCCAGTCACATCGTCAAGGCCTGA
- a CDS encoding Txe/YoeB family addiction module toxin, translated as MKLLWTPNSWEEYEYWQKTDQKMVEKINELLRDTKRSPFKGLGKPEPLKGDLSGFWSRRILGEHRLVYCVTGKGSNQQLEIIQCRFHYEK; from the coding sequence ATGAAGTTGCTCTGGACCCCGAATTCTTGGGAAGAATACGAATACTGGCAGAAAACGGACCAGAAGATGGTCGAGAAAATCAACGAGCTGCTCAGGGATACAAAAAGGTCGCCGTTCAAAGGTCTCGGCAAGCCAGAGCCGCTCAAGGGCGATCTCTCCGGTTTTTGGTCACGGCGCATTCTGGGAGAGCATCGGCTCGTGTATTGCGTCACAGGCAAGGGTTCCAACCAGCAGTTGGAAATCATCCAGTGCCGATTTCATTATGAAAAATAG
- a CDS encoding MoxR family ATPase, translating into MDLGEFRDLIAAVRGEIGKAVQGQDAIIDLVLISIFAGGHCLVEGPPGTAKTLLARSVSAAMALQYRRIQFTPDLMPGDVLGVNLFNFQTNQFHLTKGPVFTDILLADEINRAPPKTQSALLQAMNERMVTLDGTDYSLGPDFFVLATQNPIEQQGTYPLPEAQLDRFLFKLIVDFPDRDTEIAILSKHASQALKSDLRNAGIRPLVTSAALAEGRALIDAIHLDNTILTYVVDLVRATRSDPDILYGASTRAADALAAAVRVRAAFEGRDYGLPDDVQALLVPALRHRIILSPSAEIDGRTPDEVLRNIKNRVDAPR; encoded by the coding sequence TTGGATCTAGGTGAATTTCGCGATCTTATCGCCGCGGTTCGTGGCGAAATCGGCAAAGCGGTGCAGGGGCAGGATGCGATCATCGATCTCGTCCTGATCTCGATCTTTGCCGGTGGGCACTGCCTGGTCGAAGGGCCGCCCGGCACGGCCAAAACGCTGCTTGCCCGGTCGGTCTCCGCCGCCATGGCGCTGCAATATCGGCGCATCCAGTTCACGCCCGACCTGATGCCCGGCGATGTCCTGGGCGTCAATCTCTTCAATTTCCAGACGAACCAGTTCCACCTGACCAAAGGCCCGGTCTTTACCGACATTCTGCTCGCCGATGAGATCAATCGCGCGCCGCCGAAGACGCAATCGGCCCTGCTGCAGGCGATGAACGAGCGGATGGTCACGCTTGACGGAACCGATTATTCCCTGGGGCCGGATTTCTTCGTGCTTGCCACGCAGAACCCGATCGAACAGCAGGGCACCTATCCCTTGCCCGAAGCCCAGCTCGATCGTTTCCTGTTCAAGCTCATCGTCGATTTTCCCGATCGCGATACGGAGATTGCCATCCTCTCCAAACACGCGAGCCAGGCGCTGAAATCGGACCTGCGCAATGCCGGCATTCGCCCGCTTGTCACCAGTGCCGCACTCGCCGAGGGCCGCGCGCTGATCGATGCGATCCATCTCGACAACACGATCCTGACCTATGTCGTCGACCTGGTGCGCGCCACGCGCTCGGATCCCGACATTCTCTATGGCGCATCGACGCGCGCGGCTGACGCGCTTGCCGCGGCCGTGCGGGTGCGTGCCGCCTTCGAGGGCCGGGATTACGGCTTGCCCGATGATGTCCAGGCCTTGCTGGTGCCGGCATTGCGCCATCGCATCATTCTTTCGCCCTCGGCGGAAATCGATGGGCGCACGCCTGACGAGGTGCTGCGCAACATCAAGAACCGCGTGGATGCGCCCCGTTAA
- a CDS encoding adenylate/guanylate cyclase domain-containing protein, with protein MSTIESSVSSILLDRVAEWLTNSSLAGDELENIVRGFCERLTAAGLPLARVHLSFSMLHPLYDALSFTWRRASGVTIEGFRMPAGQKPDRFLQSPYYYLLDNNLQHIRRRLMQEGPNEFPIFEDLRKDSITDYLAFVQPFGDGSVQGMMGSWSTDHHNGFSDDMIDALLRMQNHLAVAAKMAVLGKLANNMLTTYLGGDAGKRVLNGQIRRGDGETIRAALVMGDMRESTMYAEKEGRQAYIDTLNQFFDAIAAPFNRNGGEILSFLGDGFLAVYPCGRHKDPSKIACEAALSAVHQAQARVAELNRDREQKGLTRIGYGIGLHVGNVMFGNVGLKDRLTFSAFGSAVNEVQRLQILTKKYGREVVASQAFAGYCGGEWTTLGEEKLRGIRQKVTVLQPRAPAPAINVDESFREAVQNGLSEAEQVILLHRDAKNQVKRTSMEKFIQ; from the coding sequence ATGAGCACGATCGAATCCAGCGTGTCCTCCATCCTGTTGGACCGGGTCGCTGAATGGCTGACGAACTCTTCGCTGGCCGGAGACGAGCTTGAAAACATCGTGCGCGGTTTCTGCGAAAGGCTCACCGCCGCCGGCCTGCCGCTGGCGCGCGTGCATCTTTCCTTCTCGATGCTGCATCCGCTCTACGATGCGCTGAGCTTCACCTGGCGGCGCGCCAGCGGCGTCACCATCGAGGGCTTCCGCATGCCGGCCGGGCAGAAGCCGGATCGCTTCCTGCAGAGCCCCTATTATTACCTGCTCGACAACAATCTGCAGCACATCCGCCGCCGGCTGATGCAGGAAGGGCCGAACGAATTCCCGATTTTCGAGGACCTGCGCAAAGACAGCATCACCGATTACCTGGCCTTCGTGCAGCCCTTCGGCGACGGCTCGGTGCAGGGCATGATGGGCTCCTGGTCGACCGACCATCACAACGGCTTTTCCGACGACATGATCGATGCGCTGCTCAGGATGCAGAACCATCTGGCGGTTGCCGCCAAGATGGCGGTGCTCGGCAAGCTCGCCAACAACATGCTGACCACCTATCTCGGCGGCGACGCCGGCAAGCGGGTGTTGAACGGCCAGATCCGCCGCGGCGACGGTGAGACGATCCGGGCAGCACTCGTCATGGGCGACATGCGTGAATCCACCATGTATGCCGAAAAGGAAGGCCGGCAGGCCTATATCGACACGCTGAACCAGTTCTTCGACGCGATCGCCGCCCCTTTCAACCGCAACGGCGGCGAGATCCTGAGTTTCCTCGGCGACGGCTTCCTCGCCGTCTATCCTTGCGGACGTCACAAGGACCCATCGAAAATTGCCTGCGAGGCGGCTCTTTCGGCCGTCCATCAGGCGCAGGCGCGGGTGGCCGAACTCAACAGGGACCGCGAGCAGAAGGGCCTGACCAGGATCGGCTACGGCATCGGCCTGCATGTCGGCAACGTCATGTTCGGCAATGTCGGCCTCAAGGACCGCCTGACTTTCTCCGCCTTCGGCTCGGCGGTCAACGAGGTTCAGCGTTTGCAGATCCTGACCAAGAAATACGGCCGCGAGGTCGTCGCCAGCCAGGCCTTCGCCGGCTATTGCGGCGGCGAATGGACGACGCTCGGCGAAGAGAAGCTGCGTGGCATCCGCCAGAAGGTGACCGTGCTGCAGCCGCGCGCGCCCGCGCCGGCGATCAACGTCGACGAGAGCTTCCGCGAGGCCGTGCAGAACGGACTTTCCGAAGCCGAGCAGGTCATTCTCCTGCATCGCGACGCCAAGAATCAGGTCAAGCGCACCAGCATGGAGAAATTCATCCAGTAA
- a CDS encoding DUF3095 domain-containing protein codes for METVTDEDFFAEVPLFSAFEGVTDAANYRPLPVGWVLALADIVGSTQAIGAGRYKDVNMAGASVISAVLNAVGKGDYPFVFGGDGALIALPGSLEKAARDALAAVQVWVEEDLGLMLRIAIVPVADTRAQGLDVRVARYAASPHVTYAMFWGGGTSWAERQMKLGHYGVERASPGTRPDLTGLSCRWSPIAAQNGEIVSIIAVPGEGRPGEDFRDLVNGIVAITSEQNRGSHPVPADGPQFAFSMRGINREAKATAPAGRRLRQKLIIFLQLAITVLCYKLGIPLGRFDARRYKRDVAGNSDFRKFDDGLKMTVDVDAEHLKRIETLLERAQAGGIARYGLHRQASALMTCFVPTPVSRDHMHFIDGASGGYAVAASQMTGKSLSTASVL; via the coding sequence ATGGAAACCGTGACCGACGAAGATTTCTTTGCCGAAGTGCCGCTCTTCAGCGCGTTCGAGGGCGTGACCGATGCCGCCAACTACCGGCCGCTGCCTGTGGGATGGGTGCTGGCGCTCGCCGATATCGTCGGCTCGACGCAGGCGATCGGCGCCGGCCGTTACAAGGACGTCAACATGGCGGGCGCCAGCGTCATTTCAGCGGTGTTGAATGCCGTCGGCAAGGGCGACTACCCCTTCGTCTTCGGCGGCGACGGCGCGCTGATCGCGCTTCCCGGCTCACTGGAAAAGGCGGCGCGGGATGCGCTCGCCGCCGTGCAGGTCTGGGTCGAGGAGGATCTCGGCCTGATGCTGCGCATCGCCATCGTGCCGGTCGCCGACACCCGAGCTCAAGGGCTGGACGTGCGCGTTGCCCGTTACGCGGCAAGCCCTCATGTCACCTATGCGATGTTCTGGGGCGGCGGCACGAGCTGGGCGGAACGGCAGATGAAGCTCGGCCATTACGGCGTCGAGCGCGCCTCACCAGGCACGCGGCCGGATCTCACCGGCCTCTCCTGCCGCTGGAGCCCGATTGCGGCTCAGAACGGCGAGATCGTCTCGATCATCGCCGTGCCCGGCGAAGGCCGGCCGGGCGAAGACTTCCGCGATCTCGTCAATGGCATCGTCGCCATCACCTCCGAGCAGAACCGGGGCAGCCACCCGGTACCGGCCGACGGCCCGCAATTCGCCTTCTCGATGCGCGGCATCAATCGCGAGGCCAAGGCCACCGCGCCGGCCGGAAGGCGGCTGCGGCAGAAGCTCATCATCTTCCTGCAGCTCGCCATCACCGTTCTCTGCTACAAGCTCGGCATTCCGCTCGGCCGCTTCGATGCCCGCCGCTACAAGCGCGACGTCGCCGGCAATTCCGATTTCCGCAAGTTCGACGACGGGCTGAAGATGACGGTCGATGTCGATGCCGAACACCTGAAACGGATCGAGACGCTGCTGGAGCGCGCACAGGCCGGAGGCATTGCCCGCTACGGTCTGCATCGCCAGGCCTCGGCGCTGATGACCTGCTTCGTGCCGACGCCGGTCTCGCGCGACCACATGCATTTCATTGATGGCGCATCAGGCGGTTATGCGGTGGCCGCCAGCCAGATGACCGGCAAGTCGCTTTCGACAGCGTCTGTGCTTTAG
- a CDS encoding class I SAM-dependent methyltransferase, which translates to MSRLDSFIRRLTAQRDILNSIIDLVGEIEGPVLEFGLGNGRTYDHLRENFPGRRIVAFDWEVRSYSASTPEAEDMVTGNIRESGQAFIGIGAALAHADIGTGHDEIDAVTLTWLPQLMAGVLAPNGIAVSGLPLEHPELVALPLPDGIKEGRYFLYRRT; encoded by the coding sequence ATGAGCCGCCTCGACAGCTTCATTCGCCGGTTGACGGCTCAACGCGACATTCTGAATTCGATCATCGATCTGGTGGGCGAAATCGAAGGCCCGGTGCTGGAATTCGGCCTCGGCAACGGCCGCACCTATGACCATCTGCGCGAGAATTTCCCCGGCCGGCGCATCGTCGCCTTCGACTGGGAGGTCCGTTCCTATTCGGCCTCGACACCAGAGGCAGAAGACATGGTGACCGGCAATATTCGCGAGTCCGGCCAGGCCTTTATCGGCATCGGCGCAGCCCTTGCCCATGCCGATATCGGCACCGGCCATGACGAGATCGACGCGGTGACGCTGACTTGGCTGCCGCAACTGATGGCCGGCGTGCTCGCCCCAAACGGCATCGCCGTCAGCGGCCTGCCGCTGGAGCATCCGGAACTGGTGGCGTTGCCGCTGCCTGACGGGATTAAGGAAGGCCGTTATTTCCTCTATCGCAGGACGTAA